From a region of the Streptomyces venezuelae genome:
- a CDS encoding GlxA family transcriptional regulator, whose product MKVAVLALDGVFDSGISAVLDVLHTAHALRRQVAGAAPPAFDIRTVGVRRRIRTGLGHRIDTEPAAVAEDADLLVVPALMERRPDLLVKAVASAAYRPARRILTGARERGTPLATSCTGTFLLAEAGVLDEQRATTSWWLAPVFRDRYRRVTLDETRMVVSSGGVTTAGAAFSHLDLALSIVGTRSPALADLVRHYLVVDDRASQAAYAIPSALARHDPLVAAFEQWARTRLADPAPITEAARELGVSERTLQRAVARTLGRTPVGLVQDLRVEQAEHLLRTTDLPLAAVARRVGYESPGPLRTLLRKRRDGS is encoded by the coding sequence GTGAAAGTCGCTGTTCTCGCCCTCGACGGGGTCTTCGACTCGGGCATCTCCGCCGTCCTCGACGTGCTGCACACGGCGCACGCGCTGCGCCGCCAGGTGGCGGGAGCCGCGCCGCCCGCCTTCGACATCCGCACCGTGGGCGTGCGGCGCCGGATCCGCACCGGCCTCGGCCACCGCATCGACACCGAACCGGCCGCCGTGGCCGAGGACGCGGACCTGCTGGTGGTGCCCGCGTTGATGGAGCGCCGCCCGGACCTCCTCGTGAAGGCCGTCGCGTCGGCCGCGTACCGGCCGGCCCGCCGGATCCTGACCGGGGCCCGCGAGCGCGGCACCCCGTTGGCGACGTCCTGCACCGGAACGTTCCTGCTGGCCGAGGCCGGGGTGCTGGACGAGCAGCGGGCCACGACCAGCTGGTGGCTGGCCCCCGTCTTCCGGGACCGCTACCGCCGGGTCACGCTCGACGAGACCCGGATGGTCGTCAGCTCCGGCGGGGTCACCACGGCGGGCGCCGCGTTCAGCCATCTCGACCTGGCCCTGTCGATCGTCGGGACGCGCAGCCCCGCCCTCGCCGATCTGGTCCGGCACTACCTCGTCGTCGACGACCGCGCCTCACAGGCGGCGTACGCCATCCCCAGCGCCCTGGCCCGCCACGACCCGCTCGTCGCCGCCTTCGAGCAGTGGGCGCGGACCCGGCTCGCGGACCCCGCGCCGATCACGGAGGCGGCCCGGGAGCTCGGCGTCAGCGAGCGCACCCTCCAGCGCGCGGTCGCCCGTACGCTCGGCCGCACACCCGTCGGCTTGGTGCAGGACCTGCGGGTGGAGCAGGCCGAACACCTGCTGCGCACCACGGACCTGCCGCTGGCAGCGGTCGCCCGGCGGGTCGGGTACGAGAGCCCGGGACCGCTGCGCACGCTGCTGCGCAAGCGCCGGGACGGGAGCTGA
- a CDS encoding energy-coupling factor transporter transmembrane component T, giving the protein MTPRPEPDAGSAGPATPPPAGGAAEERALRAPAVPQDPSRHAAGPGRVRPPRRHAPTGAAPDDVTRARRSPAGAQGPSHRSAYERWRPPQAVRATALHAGAWWLWALGLATAASRTTNPLLLGLVIGVAGYVVAARRTDAPWARSYGAFLKLGLFVIGLRLLFSMLLGSPIPGSHTLFTLPEIPLPAWAQGIRFGGRVTAEQLVFAFYDGLKLAALLVCVGAANALANPARLLKSLPAALYEAGVAVVVAMTFAPNMVADVVRLRTARRLRGRPTGGVKAVLQIGLPVLEGALERSVAIAASMDARGYGRTAEVPPVVRHTTNALTLGGLVGMCAGTYGLLAAQGAGYGLPVLGAGAALAVAGLRLGGRRSVRTRYRPDRWGPRAWLVAGSGAAVAALLVRAGSVDPAALHPGVVPLVAPTLPLWPAAAILIGLLPAFVAPVPPKEASQ; this is encoded by the coding sequence ATGACTCCCCGCCCCGAACCGGACGCCGGCTCCGCCGGACCCGCCACGCCCCCGCCCGCCGGCGGCGCCGCCGAGGAGCGGGCCCTGCGCGCCCCGGCCGTGCCGCAGGACCCGTCGCGCCACGCGGCCGGACCCGGCCGGGTGCGGCCCCCGCGGCGGCACGCCCCCACCGGGGCCGCACCCGACGACGTGACCCGGGCCCGGCGGAGCCCGGCCGGGGCGCAGGGCCCCTCGCACCGGTCGGCGTACGAACGCTGGAGGCCCCCGCAGGCCGTCCGGGCCACCGCCCTGCACGCGGGGGCCTGGTGGCTGTGGGCCCTCGGTCTCGCCACCGCCGCCTCCCGCACCACCAACCCGCTCCTGCTCGGGCTGGTCATCGGTGTCGCCGGATACGTGGTCGCGGCCCGCCGCACGGACGCGCCCTGGGCCCGTTCCTACGGCGCCTTCCTCAAGCTCGGCCTCTTCGTCATCGGCCTGCGCCTGCTCTTCTCCATGCTCCTCGGCTCCCCCATCCCCGGCTCGCACACCCTCTTCACCCTTCCGGAGATCCCCCTCCCGGCCTGGGCCCAGGGCATCCGCTTCGGCGGCCGCGTCACCGCCGAGCAGCTCGTCTTCGCCTTCTACGACGGCCTGAAGCTGGCCGCGCTGCTGGTGTGCGTCGGCGCCGCGAACGCCCTCGCCAATCCGGCGCGGCTGCTGAAGTCCCTCCCGGCCGCCCTGTACGAGGCCGGGGTCGCCGTCGTCGTCGCCATGACCTTCGCGCCGAACATGGTCGCCGACGTCGTCCGGCTGCGGACCGCCCGCCGGCTGCGCGGCCGGCCCACGGGCGGGGTGAAGGCCGTCCTCCAGATCGGCCTGCCGGTTCTGGAGGGCGCCCTGGAGCGGTCCGTGGCCATCGCCGCGTCGATGGACGCGCGCGGCTACGGCCGTACGGCCGAGGTCCCGCCCGTCGTCCGGCACACCACCAACGCCCTCACCCTCGGCGGCCTCGTCGGCATGTGCGCGGGCACGTACGGGCTGCTCGCGGCGCAGGGCGCCGGGTACGGGCTCCCGGTGCTCGGTGCCGGCGCGGCCCTGGCCGTCGCCGGGCTGCGGCTGGGCGGGCGCCGGTCGGTGCGGACCCGCTACCGGCCCGACCGCTGGGGGCCGCGCGCGTGGCTGGTGGCCGGTTCGGGTGCGGCCGTCGCCGCGCTGCTGGTCCGCGCCGGTTCCGTCGACCCGGCCGCGCTGCACCCGGGCGTGGTCCCGCTGGTGGCGCCCACGCTTCCGCTGTGGCCGGCGGCCGCGATCCTGATCGGCCTGCTGCCCGCCTTCGTGGCACCCGTACCGCCCAAGGAGGCGTCGCAGTGA
- a CDS encoding prenyltransferase/squalene oxidase repeat-containing protein, translating to MNVRRSAAALAASAVLCVGAAPAALADTAPPASPSAPPAVPDGLYGKNDPTYDGVWRQSFALLAQDTVGVKPSVKAMSWLVGQQCQNGGFASFRVNPAVACDANTMYDTNATAAAVQALQALGGHDAAVKKSVDWLKSVQNEDGGWSYVPGSPSDADSTGVVISALSVAGEKAAEVRSKAGKSAYDGLLTFQLGCAAEPAADRGAFAYQPADGKLVANASSTAAAALAGLGKGAAVVPSAENTPAAPLACPAANAADPAAAAQGAAGYLAEALKKDGHLMAVTPGADQPTPDTGNTVDAVLALAAAGHKESAAGALKWLEANSAEWAKGSPAALGTLVLAAHATGSDPKSFGGTDLVAALNATGPAPQGADTEATEVDGGEEKPSGGQNVWWIIGTGAAAGVGIGILLSGRRKKNHS from the coding sequence ATGAACGTCCGTCGCAGCGCAGCCGCGCTCGCCGCCTCCGCCGTGCTCTGTGTGGGCGCCGCCCCCGCAGCCCTCGCCGACACCGCGCCGCCCGCCTCGCCCTCCGCGCCGCCGGCCGTCCCCGACGGCCTCTACGGCAAGAACGACCCCACCTACGACGGTGTGTGGCGGCAGTCCTTCGCGCTGCTCGCCCAGGACACCGTCGGCGTGAAGCCTTCCGTCAAGGCCATGTCCTGGCTGGTCGGCCAGCAGTGCCAGAACGGCGGCTTCGCCTCCTTCCGTGTGAACCCGGCCGTGGCGTGCGACGCGAACACGATGTACGACACGAACGCCACCGCGGCGGCCGTACAGGCCCTGCAGGCCCTCGGCGGCCACGACGCAGCGGTCAAGAAGAGCGTCGACTGGCTGAAGTCCGTCCAGAACGAGGACGGCGGGTGGAGCTACGTGCCCGGCTCCCCCAGCGACGCCGACTCCACCGGCGTGGTGATCAGCGCCCTGTCCGTGGCGGGCGAGAAGGCCGCCGAGGTCAGGTCGAAGGCGGGCAAGTCGGCGTACGACGGCCTGCTCACCTTCCAGCTGGGCTGCGCTGCCGAGCCGGCCGCCGACCGGGGCGCCTTCGCGTACCAGCCGGCCGACGGCAAGCTCGTCGCCAACGCCAGCTCCACGGCCGCCGCCGCCCTGGCCGGCCTCGGCAAGGGCGCGGCCGTCGTCCCGTCCGCCGAGAACACCCCCGCGGCCCCGCTGGCCTGCCCGGCCGCGAACGCCGCCGACCCGGCCGCCGCCGCCCAGGGTGCGGCCGGCTACCTCGCCGAGGCCCTCAAGAAGGACGGCCACCTCATGGCCGTCACCCCGGGTGCGGACCAGCCCACCCCCGACACCGGCAACACCGTCGACGCGGTACTGGCCCTGGCCGCGGCCGGGCACAAGGAGTCGGCGGCGGGTGCCCTGAAGTGGCTGGAGGCCAACTCCGCCGAGTGGGCGAAGGGCAGCCCGGCCGCCCTGGGCACCCTGGTCCTGGCCGCGCACGCGACCGGCAGCGACCCGAAGTCCTTCGGCGGCACCGACCTCGTCGCCGCGCTGAACGCGACCGGTCCGGCCCCGCAGGGCGCGGACACCGAAGCGACCGAGGTGGACGGCGGCGAGGAGAAGCCGTCCGGCGGCCAGAACGTGTGGTGGATCATCGGCACGGGCGCCGCGGCCGGTGTCGGCATCGGCATCCTGCTGAGCGGCCGCCGGAAGAAGAACCACTCCTGA
- a CDS encoding PaaI family thioesterase — MTTYETSAQLRSRTHTWQPRPQMTPEILGMSGLEILQASMKGELPGASMMSTLGFRLADAAQGSAVFEGDPGDHLLNPMGTVHGGFLATLLDSALGSAVMTLLPAGVSYTTVQLGVHMIRPVVADTPTLRCEGTALHVGRSTATAEARVVGTHDGKLYAHGTTTCVVLRMG, encoded by the coding sequence ATGACCACGTATGAGACCAGCGCCCAGCTCCGCAGTCGTACGCACACCTGGCAGCCGCGGCCGCAGATGACCCCGGAGATCCTCGGCATGAGCGGGCTGGAGATCCTGCAGGCGAGCATGAAGGGCGAACTGCCCGGTGCGTCGATGATGAGCACCCTGGGCTTCCGGCTCGCCGACGCGGCGCAGGGGTCCGCCGTCTTCGAGGGGGACCCGGGCGACCATCTGCTCAACCCGATGGGGACGGTGCACGGCGGCTTCCTGGCCACCCTGCTCGACTCGGCGCTCGGATCTGCCGTGATGACGCTGCTCCCGGCGGGCGTCAGCTACACCACGGTGCAGCTCGGGGTGCACATGATCCGGCCGGTCGTGGCGGACACGCCCACGCTGAGGTGCGAGGGCACGGCGCTGCACGTGGGGCGGAGCACGGCGACCGCGGAGGCGCGGGTCGTCGGGACGCACGACGGGAAGCTGTACGCCCATGGCACGACGACGTGCGTGGTGCTGCGGATGGGGTGA
- a CDS encoding ECF transporter S component — MNEPVRPARRPARPARRTARPLRIGPRAAVALVLVTLIGIAAFGWPLLADRQSGLAHAQDAPWLFAALLPLLVAVVVATIADDGMDAKAVAMLGVLAAVGAALRPLGAGTAGLEPMFFLLVLSGRVLGPGFAFVLGSVTMFASALLTGGVGPWMPFQMLSMGWFALGAGLLPGPERIRGRAELLMLAVYGLAGAFAYGFVMNLQGWVMLQNMPHGASFHAGDPLPANLARFVVYYVTTSLGWDLGRAVLTVALTLTLGATLLKALRRATRKAAFDASVSFDPGPEQGPELQPKGVRTAAEGDIRGLPR; from the coding sequence GTGAACGAGCCCGTCCGCCCCGCGCGCCGCCCGGCCCGTCCGGCCCGCCGCACCGCCCGTCCCCTGCGCATCGGCCCCCGCGCCGCCGTCGCCCTGGTCCTCGTCACCCTCATCGGCATCGCGGCCTTCGGCTGGCCGCTGCTCGCGGACCGCCAGTCGGGCCTCGCCCACGCGCAGGACGCCCCCTGGCTCTTCGCCGCGCTCCTCCCGCTGCTGGTGGCGGTGGTCGTCGCGACCATCGCCGACGACGGCATGGACGCGAAGGCGGTGGCGATGCTCGGTGTGCTCGCCGCCGTCGGGGCGGCGCTTCGGCCGCTGGGCGCGGGGACGGCCGGGCTGGAGCCGATGTTCTTCCTGCTGGTGCTCAGCGGGCGCGTCCTCGGCCCCGGCTTCGCTTTCGTCCTGGGTTCGGTGACGATGTTCGCGTCCGCCCTGCTGACGGGCGGGGTGGGGCCGTGGATGCCGTTCCAGATGCTGTCGATGGGCTGGTTCGCGCTGGGAGCCGGGCTGCTGCCGGGCCCGGAGCGGATCCGGGGCCGGGCGGAGCTGCTGATGCTGGCCGTGTACGGCCTCGCGGGTGCGTTCGCGTACGGCTTCGTCATGAACCTGCAGGGCTGGGTGATGCTGCAGAACATGCCGCACGGCGCCTCCTTCCACGCGGGGGACCCGCTGCCCGCGAACCTGGCGCGGTTCGTCGTGTACTACGTGACGACCTCGCTGGGCTGGGACCTGGGCCGGGCCGTGCTGACGGTCGCCTTGACCCTCACGCTCGGGGCGACCCTGCTGAAGGCGCTGCGCCGGGCGACCCGGAAGGCGGCCTTCGACGCCTCCGTCTCCTTCGACCCGGGGCCGGAACAGGGCCCGGAACTGCAACCGAAAGGGGTACGAACGGCAGCGGAGGGTGACATTCGGGGCCTCCCCCGGTGA
- a CDS encoding steroid 3-ketoacyl-CoA thiolase, whose product MAAEPVIVEAVRTPIGKRGGALANLHPAYLLGETYRELLARTGIQPDCVEQIVGGTVTHAGEQSMNPARNAWLAMGLPYETAATTVDCQCGSSQQANHMVANMISGGVMDIGIACGVEAMSRVPLGSGSKHGPGKPFPDEWNVDLPNQFEAAERIARHRGLSREDVDRLGLLSQERAAAAWAEERFKRETFAVQVPTTEEEQAAGQGMWRLVDRDEGLRDTSMEALARLKPVMPTAVHTAGNSSQISDGAAAVMWASRKMARALKLKPRARIVAQTLVGADPHYHLDGPIDATRAVLGKAGMSLRDIDLVEINEAFASVVLSWAKVFDQDLEKVNVNGGGIALGHPVGATGARLITTALHELERRDKEFALITMCAGGALATGTIIQRL is encoded by the coding sequence ATGGCCGCGGAACCCGTCATTGTCGAAGCCGTACGCACCCCCATCGGTAAGCGCGGGGGCGCCCTCGCCAACCTCCACCCCGCCTACCTGCTCGGAGAGACCTACCGCGAACTGCTGGCCCGTACCGGAATCCAGCCCGACTGCGTCGAGCAGATCGTCGGCGGCACCGTGACGCACGCCGGCGAGCAGTCGATGAACCCCGCCCGCAACGCCTGGCTCGCCATGGGGCTCCCCTACGAGACCGCCGCGACGACGGTGGACTGTCAGTGCGGCAGCTCGCAGCAGGCCAACCACATGGTCGCCAACATGATCTCCGGCGGGGTCATGGACATCGGGATCGCCTGCGGCGTCGAGGCCATGAGCCGCGTGCCGCTCGGCTCCGGATCCAAGCACGGCCCGGGCAAGCCCTTCCCGGACGAATGGAACGTCGACCTCCCCAACCAGTTCGAGGCCGCCGAGCGGATCGCCCGCCACCGGGGCCTGTCCCGCGAGGACGTCGACCGGCTCGGGCTCCTCTCCCAGGAGCGGGCCGCGGCCGCATGGGCCGAGGAGCGGTTCAAGCGCGAGACCTTCGCCGTGCAGGTGCCGACGACCGAGGAGGAACAGGCCGCCGGGCAGGGCATGTGGCGCCTGGTCGACCGGGACGAGGGCCTGCGGGACACGAGCATGGAGGCGCTGGCCCGGCTCAAGCCGGTCATGCCCACCGCCGTGCACACCGCCGGGAACTCCTCGCAGATATCGGACGGCGCCGCAGCCGTCATGTGGGCCTCACGCAAGATGGCCCGCGCCCTCAAGCTCAAGCCGCGCGCCCGGATCGTCGCCCAGACGCTCGTCGGCGCCGACCCCCACTACCACCTCGACGGACCGATCGACGCGACGCGGGCCGTGCTCGGCAAGGCCGGGATGTCGCTGCGCGACATCGACCTCGTCGAGATCAACGAGGCCTTCGCCTCCGTGGTCCTGTCCTGGGCGAAGGTCTTCGACCAGGACCTGGAGAAGGTCAACGTCAACGGCGGGGGCATCGCACTCGGCCACCCCGTCGGCGCCACCGGCGCCCGGCTGATCACCACCGCGCTGCACGAGCTGGAGCGGCGCGACAAGGAGTTCGCGCTGATCACCATGTGCGCGGGAGGCGCGCTGGCGACCGGCACGATCATCCAGCGCCTCTGA
- a CDS encoding cytochrome P450, with translation MSCPALPEGFDATDPDLLQSRVPFPEFAQLRQTAPVWWCPQRRGVTGFDDEGYWAVTRHADVKYVSTHPELFSSTTNTAIIRFNEHIQRDAIDAQRLIMLNMDPPEHTRVRQIVQRGFTPRAIRGLEGALRDRARKIVEEAAATAADGSFDFVTRVACELPLQAIAELIGVPQKDRAKIFDWSNKMIAYDDPEYAITEEVGSNAAMELIGYAMNLSAQRKECPAKDIVTQLVAAEGQGNLGSDEFGFFVLLLAVAGNETTRNAISHGMHAFLTHPEQWELYKATRPSTAAEEIVRWATPVVSFQRTATQDTEVGGQKIKAGDRVGMFYSSANHDPEVFTNPDVFDITRDPNPHLGFGGGGPHFCLGKSLAVMEIDLIFNALADTLPNLHLTSEPPRRLRAAWLNGIKELRVNTTPTSPAGV, from the coding sequence ATGTCCTGCCCCGCACTGCCCGAAGGCTTCGACGCCACCGACCCAGACCTGCTCCAAAGCCGCGTCCCCTTCCCGGAGTTCGCGCAGCTGCGGCAGACCGCTCCCGTGTGGTGGTGCCCGCAGCGGCGGGGCGTCACCGGCTTCGACGACGAGGGCTACTGGGCCGTGACCCGGCACGCGGACGTCAAGTACGTCTCCACGCACCCGGAACTGTTCTCGTCGACCACCAACACCGCGATCATCCGCTTCAACGAGCACATCCAGCGTGATGCGATAGATGCCCAGCGTCTGATCATGTTGAACATGGATCCGCCGGAACACACGCGCGTACGCCAGATCGTGCAGCGGGGCTTCACCCCGCGGGCCATCCGCGGCCTGGAAGGGGCGCTGCGGGACCGCGCCCGGAAGATCGTCGAGGAGGCCGCGGCCACGGCCGCCGACGGCAGCTTCGACTTCGTCACGCGCGTGGCGTGCGAGCTCCCGCTGCAGGCCATCGCCGAACTGATCGGCGTACCGCAGAAGGACCGCGCGAAGATCTTCGACTGGTCGAACAAGATGATCGCCTACGACGACCCCGAGTACGCGATCACCGAGGAGGTCGGCTCCAACGCGGCGATGGAACTCATCGGTTACGCGATGAACCTCTCCGCCCAGCGCAAGGAATGCCCGGCCAAGGACATCGTCACCCAGCTGGTGGCCGCCGAGGGCCAGGGCAACCTCGGCTCGGACGAGTTCGGCTTCTTCGTCCTGCTGCTGGCGGTCGCGGGCAACGAGACCACGCGCAACGCCATCAGCCACGGCATGCACGCGTTCCTCACCCACCCCGAGCAGTGGGAGCTCTACAAGGCGACCCGGCCGTCGACGGCCGCCGAGGAGATCGTCCGCTGGGCCACGCCGGTGGTGTCCTTCCAGCGCACCGCCACCCAGGACACCGAAGTGGGCGGGCAGAAGATCAAGGCGGGTGACCGGGTGGGGATGTTCTACTCCTCCGCCAACCACGACCCCGAGGTCTTCACGAACCCGGACGTCTTCGACATCACCCGCGACCCCAACCCCCACCTGGGCTTCGGCGGCGGCGGCCCGCACTTCTGCCTCGGCAAGTCCCTCGCCGTGATGGAGATCGACCTGATCTTCAACGCCCTGGCCGACACCCTCCCGAACCTCCACCTCACCTCCGAACCCCCGCGCCGCCTCCGCGCGGCCTGGCTCAACGGCATCAAGGAACTCCGCGTCAACACCACCCCCACCAGCCCCGCCGGCGTTTGA
- a CDS encoding transglycosylase SLT domain-containing protein, whose protein sequence is MSNTVIRRIAASKKALAGTVVALGVAGSMLATVPAQAAPMSAKAIAQQMIKDPAQFAAFDKIISHESGWNHTATNPSSGAYGLAQALPASKMASAGADWKTNPATQIKWGLDYMNDRYGSPVGAWNFWSANHWY, encoded by the coding sequence GTGTCCAACACCGTCATCCGCCGCATCGCCGCTTCGAAGAAGGCCCTCGCGGGCACCGTCGTCGCCCTCGGTGTCGCCGGTTCCATGCTCGCCACCGTGCCCGCCCAGGCGGCCCCGATGAGCGCCAAGGCGATCGCACAGCAGATGATCAAGGACCCGGCCCAGTTCGCCGCCTTCGACAAGATCATCTCCCACGAGAGCGGCTGGAACCACACGGCGACCAACCCCTCCTCCGGCGCGTACGGCCTGGCCCAGGCCCTGCCGGCCTCGAAGATGGCCTCCGCGGGCGCCGACTGGAAGACCAACCCGGCCACCCAGATCAAGTGGGGCCTGGACTACATGAACGACCGCTACGGCAGCCCGGTCGGCGCCTGGAACTTCTGGTCCGCCAACCACTGGTACTAA
- a CDS encoding ABC transporter ATP-binding protein — MIRFEQVSVTYEGASGPSLHGVDLVIPEGELTLLVGPSGVGKSTLLGTVSGLVPHFTGGTLRGRVTVAGRDTRTHKPRELADVVGTVGQDPLAHFVTDVVEDELAYGMESLGLPPAVMRRRVEETLDLLGLNDLRDRPIATLSGGQQQRVAIGSVLTPHPKVLVLDEPTSALDPAAAEEVLAVLQRLVHDLGTTVLMAEHRLERVVQYADQVLLLPSPGAAPVIGTPAEIMAVSPVHPPVVSLGRLAGWSPLPLSVRDARRRAAPLRSRLSPVPRPTTSQVPAPAPADPAPPVIPAPPTPEPNPAPPTPEPNPAPPMPEPNPAPPTPEANPAPPAFEARGSGGGAPVAEAPGLLTRLLRLRRPSTTTATSTGTGTATGTAPGGPAPAEVHRVTVRRGRVQALHGITLTVAPGETVALMGRNGAGKSTLLSTLVGTVAPTTGEVTVGGRTPHRTAPPEMVRRVGLVPQEPRDLLYADTVAAECAAADSDAAAPAGTCRDLVSALLPDVRDDVHPRDLSEGQRLALALALVLTGRPALLLLDEPTRGLDYAAKVRLVEILRGLAADGHAIVLATHDVELAAELAHRVVILAGGEIVADGPTAEVVVSSPAFAPQVAKVLAPDPWLTVRQVAEALGAAEAR, encoded by the coding sequence GTGATCCGCTTCGAGCAGGTGTCGGTCACCTACGAGGGCGCGTCCGGCCCCTCCTTGCACGGCGTCGACCTGGTGATTCCCGAGGGGGAGCTGACGCTGCTCGTCGGCCCGTCGGGCGTCGGCAAGTCCACCCTGCTGGGGACGGTCTCCGGGCTGGTCCCGCACTTCACGGGCGGCACCCTGCGGGGCCGGGTCACGGTCGCCGGCCGGGACACGCGCACCCACAAGCCGCGCGAGCTCGCGGACGTGGTCGGCACGGTCGGCCAGGACCCCCTGGCGCACTTCGTGACGGACGTGGTGGAGGACGAGCTCGCCTACGGCATGGAGTCCCTGGGTCTGCCACCTGCGGTGATGCGCCGCCGGGTGGAGGAGACCCTGGACCTGCTGGGCCTGAACGATCTGCGCGACCGGCCGATCGCCACGCTCTCCGGCGGCCAGCAGCAGCGGGTCGCGATCGGCTCGGTCCTCACCCCGCACCCGAAGGTGCTGGTGCTGGACGAGCCGACGTCCGCGCTCGACCCGGCGGCGGCGGAGGAGGTCCTCGCGGTCCTGCAGCGCCTGGTGCACGACCTGGGCACGACCGTGCTGATGGCGGAGCACCGGCTGGAGCGGGTCGTCCAGTACGCCGACCAGGTCCTGCTCCTGCCGTCGCCGGGTGCGGCCCCGGTCATCGGCACCCCGGCCGAGATCATGGCCGTCTCCCCGGTCCACCCGCCGGTGGTCTCCCTGGGCCGCCTGGCGGGCTGGTCCCCGCTGCCCCTCTCGGTGCGCGACGCCCGCCGCCGGGCCGCTCCGCTCCGGTCCCGCCTGTCACCGGTCCCCCGCCCCACCACCTCCCAGGTCCCCGCCCCAGCCCCGGCAGACCCGGCCCCGCCGGTAATCCCAGCCCCGCCGACGCCTGAGCCGAACCCAGCCCCGCCGACGCCTGAGCCGAACCCAGCCCCGCCGATGCCTGAGCCGAACCCAGCCCCGCCGACGCCTGAGGCAAATCCAGCCCCGCCGGCGTTTGAGGCGCGGGGGTCCGGGGGCGGAGCCCCCGTCGCCGAAGCCCCCGGCCTGCTCACGCGCCTGCTCCGCCTCCGCAGGCCGAGCACCACCACAGCCACGAGCACGGGCACGGGCACCGCCACCGGCACCGCCCCCGGAGGACCCGCTCCGGCCGAGGTCCACCGGGTCACCGTCCGCCGCGGCCGCGTACAGGCCCTGCACGGCATCACCCTCACCGTGGCCCCCGGCGAGACCGTCGCCCTCATGGGCCGCAACGGCGCCGGCAAGTCCACCCTCCTCTCCACCCTCGTCGGTACCGTCGCCCCCACCACCGGCGAGGTGACCGTCGGCGGCCGCACCCCCCACCGCACGGCGCCGCCCGAGATGGTGCGCCGCGTCGGCCTCGTCCCGCAGGAACCCCGCGACCTCCTGTACGCCGACACGGTCGCCGCCGAGTGCGCCGCCGCCGACTCCGACGCCGCCGCGCCCGCCGGCACCTGCCGGGACCTCGTCTCCGCGCTGCTCCCGGACGTCCGCGACGACGTCCACCCGCGTGATCTCTCCGAAGGCCAGCGCCTGGCCCTCGCCCTGGCCCTGGTCCTCACCGGCCGCCCCGCCCTGCTGCTCCTGGACGAGCCCACCCGCGGCCTGGACTACGCCGCCAAGGTCCGCCTCGTCGAGATCCTGCGCGGCCTGGCCGCCGACGGCCACGCCATCGTCCTGGCCACCCACGACGTGGAGCTGGCCGCCGAGCTGGCCCACCGCGTGGTGATCCTGGCCGGCGGGGAGATCGTCGCGGACGGGCCGACCGCCGAGGTCGTCGTCTCCTCGCCCGCTTTCGCGCCGCAGGTGGCGAAGGTCCTCGCCCCGGACCCCTGGCTCACCGTGCGCCAGGTCGCCGAGGCCCTCGGCGCGGCGGAGGCCCGGTGA
- a CDS encoding SCO2322 family protein, with protein sequence MRRRLPAVALAFGIVLALLAATPALAAGYRYWSFWDGSAGGGWAYATQGPSMARPADGAVQGFRFSVSKDAAAQAAQPRAAADFETVCGATAPTEGSKRVALVIDFGVPADAPAGDTPPDAAPRTACAQVAPEATTAEALASVAKPLRYNSAALLCAISGYPKQGCGEQVADAGAGTEAPAPSAAPDSGGGPSAGLLAGIAAVAALAAAGVWQSRRRTR encoded by the coding sequence ATGCGCCGCCGCCTGCCCGCCGTGGCCCTCGCTTTCGGGATCGTCCTGGCCCTGCTGGCCGCCACCCCGGCGCTGGCGGCCGGCTACCGCTACTGGTCGTTCTGGGACGGCTCGGCGGGCGGCGGGTGGGCCTACGCCACCCAGGGTCCCTCGATGGCCCGCCCCGCGGACGGCGCCGTCCAGGGCTTCCGCTTCTCGGTGAGCAAGGACGCGGCGGCGCAGGCGGCCCAGCCGCGGGCGGCGGCCGACTTCGAGACCGTCTGCGGGGCGACCGCCCCGACGGAGGGCAGCAAGCGGGTGGCGCTCGTCATCGACTTCGGCGTCCCGGCGGACGCCCCGGCGGGCGACACCCCGCCCGATGCCGCCCCGCGCACGGCCTGCGCACAGGTGGCCCCCGAGGCCACGACGGCCGAGGCGCTGGCCTCGGTCGCCAAGCCGCTGCGCTACAACAGCGCGGCGCTGCTGTGCGCGATCTCCGGCTACCCGAAGCAGGGCTGCGGCGAGCAGGTCGCGGACGCCGGGGCCGGGACCGAGGCCCCCGCTCCGTCCGCTGCTCCGGATTCCGGCGGGGGCCCGTCCGCGGGCCTGCTCGCGGGCATTGCCGCGGTGGCCGCGCTGGCCGCGGCGGGTGTCTGGCAGTCCCGCCGCCGCACCCGATGA